Below is a genomic region from Corallococcus macrosporus.
CGGCGGGCACGCTGCGCCGCGCGGAGGTGGACACCCACTTCTTCAAGGGCAACTTCCCGGACCGCTGCTCGCTGGAGGGCATCTTCCTGGAGGAGCCGCTGCTGGACTTCGCCAACGCGACGCACCTGAAGTGGAAGGAGCTGCTGCCGCAGTCGAAGCTCCAGGCGGACCACTGCCACGTCTTCGAGAAGGAGCTGAAGGACGTGGGCCCCATCACCCACGTGCGCCTCAACATCTTCCCGGATGGCGGCGTCAGCCGGCTGCGCCTCTTCGGAGAGCCGGCGTGACCACGCCGCTGGAGCGCCTGAACACGGCCACGACGGAGGAGGCCACCCAGGCCTTCACCCGCTGCTGCGGCAGCACGAAGTGGGTCCAGCGGATGCTGGCCGTCCGCCCGTTCCGCGACGCGGAGCACCTGTACGCGGAGGCCGCGGACGCCTGGGCGCGCACGGGGCCGGAGGACTGGCTGGAGGCCTTCACGCACCACCCGCGCATCGGCGACGTGTCCAAGCTGCGGGAGAAGTTCGCCTCCACCGCGCAGTGGTCGTCACAGGAGCAGAAGGGCGTGGCCGGCGCGGATGAGAGCGTGTTGCAGGCGCTGGCCCAGGGCAACCGGGACTATGAGGCCCGCTACGGCTTCATCTTCCTCGTCTGCGCCACCGGAAAGACGGCGGCGGAGATGAACGAACTGCTCCAGGACCGCATGCACCACACCCCGGAGGAGGAGCTGAAGATCGCCGCCGGGGAGCAGGCGAAAATCACCCGCATCCGACTGGAGAAGCTCCTCGCGTCATGAGCACCCTCAGCACGCATGTCCTGGACACGAGCACGGGCCGTCCCGCGGAAGGGCTGTCCCTCACGCTGGAGGCCCGCGCCGGTGAAGACTTCCGGGAGCTGGCCCGGGGCGTCACCAACGCGGATGGGCGGGTGAAGGACCTGTCGGGCGCGAACACGAAGCTTGCGCCCGGCGTGTACCGCCTCACCTTCGACACCGGGGCCTGGTTCCAGGCCCGGGGGCAGCGGGGCTTCTACCCGTCCGTGCAGGTGCTCTTCGAAATCACCGCCACGGACGAGCACTACCACGTCCCGCTGCTGCTCAGCCCCTTCGGCTTCTCCACCTACCGGGGTAGCTGAAGTCAGACGCGCGGCGGTTCGACGGGCGCCTTGTCGCCGCCGCGCTCCACCTTGCCGCCCTCCGGCTTGTCCGCGACGGGCTCCGCGCAGAGCGTGGAGTTGTTCGTCTTGCACGCGCCGCCGTTCTGCAGGTCGAACTGCCACCGGTGGCGCGGGCACACGACGTAGCGCCCCTCCTCCACCCACCCTTCCGCCAGGTCCGCGCCCTGGTGCGGGCAGAAGCGCTGGATGGTGAAGCGCTTGCCGCCGGCATCCACCGTGGTGCGCTCCTTCTGGGACTCCGTGGCGCGGATGCCGTCGCAGAACTCGCGGATGTCCTCCACCTCCACGCCCAGGAAGCCATGCAGCACGGGCTCGTAGACGTCCGGGTTGCGGGACAGGCGCAGGCGGAAGGACAGCAGGAAGTCCTCCCAGTTCAGCTTGCGGTCCAGCACGCGCACGATGTCGCTCGCGTTCACCTTCATCGCGTAGCGGCTCTTGTCGCGCATCTCCGTCACTTCATCCACGCGGCGCTGCTTGAAGTCCACGCGCAACAGCCGCGTGGGGGCCTCCGTCAGCTCCACGTAGAGCGGCATGCCCACGCGGTCGTGCAGGTCCAGCAGGTCCAGCTTGCGCTGCAGCTCCACGCGCAGGCGGCCGTGGATCTCGTCCACCTCCTCGCGCATCAGGTTGCGGCGGCGCTCGCGGAAGACGTAGGCCATGTCCTTCGCGTACGTCTGGAGGTAGTCCTTGAAGTTCTCCGTCGTCACGCGCTCCGGCACCTGGGACACGAACTCCAGCGAGCCCGCGTCCAGCACGTCCCCGGGCATCGGCTCCAGGTAGCGCGTGGGCAGCGTGGGCAGGCGCTTCTCCAGGTAGGAGAAGAGGGCCGGCGCGCGCGGGAAGATGTTCACGTCCTCGAAGTTCAGGCTGAAGAGGGCCGGGTCCAGGAAGGCCGCCGGGCCCGCCGCGGCGATGTACGCGCGGGGCTGCACCACGTCCAGCGCGCGCGCCACCGCCTCGAACTTGCTGTCGCGCTTCTTCAGGCTGATGGCCGAGTACGTCTCCTTCGGGTACTCGTAGCAGGTGGGGTGCCAGATGGCGCCGGAGAACTGGGCGGAGAAGACGTCGATGGGCCCCTCCTCCGCGATGACGCGCACCAGCCGGTCGTGCATCTTGCAGTCGTTGATGTTGAGGAAGCACTGCCCGTCCCCGCGCACCATCACGCTGGAGTCGCGGTTGGTGCCCTGCTCGGACACGAAGAGCTTGATGTAGCCGCCCTTGATGGGAATCTCGCGCGAGTCCTCGCACGCGATGACGCGCTTGCAGCCGTACTTCTCGAAGATGTCCCGCAGCTCCGAGCGGCGGAACTTGGGCACCAGCACGGTGAAGTCCCGCCTGGCGATGGTGGCCAGGAACTCCGGGTCGAAGTGGTCCTTGTGCTCGTGGCTGATGTAGAGGAAGCGCTCCTTGCCCGGCGTCTCCAGCAGCTCCTTCACGCGCGGCGCCAGGTGGTGGTTGCGCGGCAGCTGCATCCACGCGGAGTCGAAGGCCCCCTGGGGCGTCAGCCACGGGTCCATGACGACGAGCGCTCCGGCGGTCTCCACCGCGAAGCCCGCATGACCCAGGAAGGTGATCCGCATGAACGTCGTCCCTCGAGTAAGGGGGCCCGTGGCCCCGGCGTCAGCAAGGCTGCGAAGCTAGGGAGTCCTTCGCCAGCGGCACCCCGGAGCGCCCCTCCTGTCGGAAAGCGCACGCGCCTCCCGTCCAGCCGCGAACACAAAAAAGGGAGGAGGACCGTGCGGGTCCCCCTCCCCTGATGCCTTCAGGACATGAAGCGTGCGGCCCGACTAGGGCTGGATCTCCCGGACGCTCAGCCACTTGAAGTCCACGTCCGTGGCGTTGTCCCAGCGGAACGTGGCGATGGGCCCGCCCCACGTAATGGGCATGGCCGCCACGGAGCCGCCGCAGTGCTGGGCGTCGCCGCCCCAGGCCCCGTCGTCGGTCATGTCATAGACCTGGGTCCAGCTGACCTTGTCGGCGTTGTCGTTGAGGTACAGCTCCAGCTTCACGGCCTCCGGGTTCTTCGTGCCCGGCACGTTGCGCATGACGGCCTTGAAGCCCACCCAGCGGCCCTTCAGCGCGGAGGTGGCCGGCTTGTACGGCGCCTGGTCGTAGGACACGTGCCAGGTCTCCTTCTCCCAGCGCACGCGGCCGTCGTAGTGCAGGCCGCCCTTGTAGCTGCTGCCCTCGCAGCCGGCGTTGGTGTCGTTGTGCTTCCCGCCGCGCGCGTACCAGGCGAAGTTGTCCTGGGTGTTGTTCACCGCGTTGACCTTCACGAAGCCGGTCATCTCGATGTTCTTCCAGTCGTTCGCGGCCTGCATGTAGCCGCGGCCCGCCAGCACGTCGCGGTCGTACGTGGGGATCTGCTTCGCGTCGTAGCCCGAGGCCGGGTAGGCGCTCATGCGGACCTTCGTGCTCTTCATCTTCCAGGAGCCGTCCGCGTTGCGCGTGATGGTGCCCTGCGGATCAAACCGCTTGTCCGCCGTGGCGTCGTCCGCGAGCGCCCACGCCTCACCGCCCGCCTTGGACGGGTACAGCATCGTCACGCCGAAGCCGTCCACGCCCGAAGGCGCGGGAGCGGGGCTCGCCTCCGGAGGCGCGGTGGGCGCGGGCGTGGAGGGATCCGCCGGGGCCTCCGTCTCCGAAGGGACGGGCTCCAGGGTCCCTTCGGTTTCGGGCGTCGCCGGGACGCCGGGGGCGGGGCTGGGCGCGGGGGTGCTCACCTCGCCGGTCGGGCTCGTCGTGTCGCCCTCGGGGCTCGCGCCACAACCAAAGGCATGGAGCGCCAGCAGCAGCGCGCTGGACGTGAAGACAAATCGGTTCCGCATCGGGCAGGGGGTATCCGTGCACGGGGGCCACGCGACGGGCAGCGGCCGCGACGCCTTCGCCGGCGGCCCTCATCACCCACGCCAACGCCTCCGGGCTCACGTGCTACGGAAGGTTCGGGCGCTCGGCTGGTCTCGGTGGCCCGGTGAAAGCGTTCTCAGCCGGGGCCTTTGCAAACCCCGGCCGCCGTGAACACTTCCCATCGCGACAAGGGGCCCCAGAGCCCCTGTCCGTCCGGCCCCCCCCGGGCGATACTTCCGTTTTCCCGAAGCGTCGCGCACGGATTCTCTATTTGCCGAAGAGTGCCGGCGCTCCTATTTGAGAGGGGTTGGCTCCCCGTGCCTTCCCCAGGTGAACGCCTTGGACTCCTTCCAAACCATCGGCAGCCCCGTCATGTGGGGCGGCTTCATCGCTTTCGTCTTCGCGATGCTCGCGCTGGACCTCGGTGTGTTCCACCGCAAGGCCCACACGGTGAGCTTCAAGGAGGCCGGGGCCTGGAGCGCGGTGTGGGTGAGCCTGTCGCTCGCCTTCAACGCCTTCCTGTGGTGGCGCTACGGCTCCGGGCCGGGCATGGAGTTCCTCACCGGCTACCTCATCGAGAAGTCGCTCTCCGTCGACAACATCTTCGTCTTCGTCGTCATCTTCTCCACGATGAAGGTGCCGGCGCTCTACCAGCACCGGGTGCTCTTCTGGGGCATCCTGAGCGCGCTGGTGCTGCGCGCGGTGATGATCTTCGCGGGCGTGGCGATGCTGGAGCGCTTCCACTGGCTCATCTACGTCTTCGGCGCCTTCCTCATCATCACGGGCGTGAAGCTCTTCATCCAGCGCAACCATGAGGAGCACCCGGAGGACGGCTGGCTGATGCGCACCGCCCGCCGCGTGATTCCCTCCACGCCGCACTTCCACGGGCAGCACTTCATCACGGTGGAGAACGGCCGGCGGCTGGCGACCCCGCTGCTCATGGCGCTGATGCTGGTGGAGGCATCCGACGTGCTCTTCGCGCTGGACTCCATCCCCGCCATCTTCGCGGTGACGCGCGATCCGTTCATCGTCTTCACGTCGAACATCTTCGCCATCCTGGGCCTGCGCTCGCTGTTCTTCCTGATGGCCGGCGCGATGGAGAAGTTCACCTACCTGAAGGTCGGCCTGTCCGGCGTGCTCGTCTTCGTGGGCGCGAAGATGGCGCTGGTGGACGTGGTGCACCTGTCCCCGGCCATCTCCCTGAGCGTCATCGCGCTGGTGCTGGGCGCCAGCATCGTGGCCTCGCTGGTGAAGGCGAAGAACACGCCGCCGCACGCGCCCAAGGGCGACTCGTCGCCCGACGCGCCGGGCACGGCGGCTCCCGCGAAGAGCTGACGCCTTCCGCGGCACACACACTTTTTCCGGCTGTGGGTCCCATGGGGTGTGGGGCTCCGGGCCCGGGCCCTCGAAGCGCATGAGGGCTCGGGCCTCTTTTTTCAAAGGGCCCGCGACAGCTCCATGAACTCCGCCCACGAGCGGATGGCGTCCTCGAACTCCTCCAGGGGCAGGTCCTGGGAGCGTCCGGGGATGGCCACCTCGCTGTGGATGGAGGCCCGGGCCCGGTTGAGCTCCAGGCTCCAGGTGTCGCCGGTGACGTCCCAGCGGTCGCGCCGTCCCTGGCGGAGGGCCGCCAGCACGCGCAACATCCCCTGCGCCCGGTTCAAGTCCGGCCGCAGCTCCTGGGCGAGGTAGTCCGCCAGCACGTCGTCGGGCGGCAGGCCACTCACGACCGCCCGTCCCTGCTGATCCCACGTGAATCGCAATGTCCTGGGCACGGCCGTGAAGGTCGCACAGTCCGTGGATCGCGAGCCACGCCCCGCCCCCGCCGATTCCACCGGAACCCGACACTGCGGCCCCGCCGCGTGCGGCACCGAACGGGCATCTCCGTCCGGGGGGAACAGCGGTCTGTTGGGAGGTGGAAAAGCAAAAGGCCGTGAGCCCCTGGGGACTCACGGCCTCTTGTTTGAAGTGGGCGCGGCAGGTTTCGAACCTGCGACCCCTGCCGTGTGAAGGCAGTGCTCTACCGCTGAGCTACGCGCCCTGCTGTCTGCCGCCCGCCGCGCCACCGCTGCGCAACGAACGCGGCGATAAGTGCCATTCGCCTGCGCGAGTGTCAACGCATTTTCGAGGAGGATTCTTCCGACAGCGCCTCCAGCTTTTCATCCAGCTCGCGCAGGCGGCGCTTGAGGCCCGCGAGCTGCTTCCCCACGGCCTTGAAGTCCCCCTTCGGCGCGAAGTGCAGGGCCTTCATGACCTCTTCCTGGCCGCGGTCCAGGGCCTGCTTGCCGCGCTGGACCCGGCCAATGGCCCCGGCCACGGCCAGGGCGCGCTTCTCGTCGGCCATGAGCTTCTCCATGGCCATGCTGGAGAGCCCCAGCGCCTGCTTCTTCAAGTCGTCCCGGATGCCCATGGTGGCGGTCCTCTGGCCCCTCAGGGGCCGTCGGGGAACTCGGTCTTCAGCGCGGCGAAGACGCGGTCCGCGATGCCCTTGTAGCGCATGCGTTCAATGAGCGGCTGCAGGTCCCCCCGCATGGAGATGCGGCGCTTGAGCACGGCCTCCACGGGGTCCAGCGTGCCCAGCAGGAGCTGCTTCCAGACGGAATACGGCGCGCGGGCCAGGTACACCGGCTCCAGCTCTTCCAGGTCGTCGGGATCCGCCAGCACCCGGGCGCGCTTGATGTCGCACTCGCCGGGCTCCACGTGGATGACGAAGGGCTTGTCCAGCTTGCCCTTCTCCGCGTCGATGATGGCCCCGAAGTCGCCCTTCCACCCCTTGCCGGCGACGGCGCACTCCGGGTCTGCATTGGTGAGCCGGACGGCCTCGTCCAGCCACTCCTTCGACGGAAACTTCGGCATCGCGCCTCCCTACCCCCTACGGAAGATGCTCTTGATGCTGGAGAAGAGCCCCCGGTCGTCGTTGCTCGCCCCGCTGCTGCTCGACGGGGCGGCCTGCGCGTTGCGCGAGGCGACTTCCTGCAGGGCCTTCTTCAACTGCTCGGGCGTGTCGCGGGTGGCCAGGTCCACCTTGCGCGACATGCCGCTCGCGTCCTCCACCTGCACCTGGAGGAGACACTCCTCGGTGAGGCGGAAGTCGATTTTCCGGCCCGCGGCGGCCGCCGGCACCCGGACGGTGCCCAGGTACTCGTTGTCCACCATCAGGTCGCTGTCGCCCTGGTAGATGTCCAGCTCGATGAAGGGCGCGCCCGGCTGCTGCGGCGGCGGCAGGCGGAAGCTCTTCACCATCGGGATGAGCGAGTTCTTCTCGATGATGCGCTTCACGCGGCCGTTGGGCATCGCGTAGCCGATGGGCATGGACAGCGCGTCCAGGAGCGTCACCGCGTCGATGCTGCCCAGCGAGTCACCCAGCAGCGCGGCGCCCAGGGCCACGCACTCGTCCGGGTGCACGCCCTTGCGCGGGGCCTTGCCGAAGTGGGCCTGGATCTTCTGCTGCACCAGCGGCATGCGGCTCTGGCCGCCCACCAGGATGATCTCGTCGATCTCCGAGCGGCTGATGCCCTTCTCCGCGAGCACGCGGTCGCAGATGTCGAAGGTGCGGTCCACCAGGTCGCCGGTGAGGTTGTTCAGGTAGTCGCGGGTCAGCGGGATGCGCAGGTCCAGCGGCTTGCCCTTGCGCTCCTCGATGTACGGCAGGTCGATGACGACGTTGGGGATCAGCGTCAGGTCGATCTTCGCGGCTTCCGCGGCGTTCTTGATGCGCTGGAGGGCGATGGGGCTTTCCGTGAGGTCGACCTTGGTCTCGTCGCGGAAGCGCTCCAGCACGTACTCCATGATGCGGTTGTCGAAGTCCGCGCCGCCCAGGAACGAGTCGCCGCCCGTGGCCAGCACCTCGAAGACGTTGCCGGCCAGGTGCAGCACGCTGACGTCGAAGGTGCCGCCGCCCAGGTCATAGACGAGGACCTTCTGGTCCAGGCCCCGGTTGAAGCCGTAGGCCAGCGCCGCGGCGGTGGGCTCGTTGACGATGCGCTTGACGTCGAAGCCGGCCAGCCGCCCCGCTTCCTTCACCGCGTTGCGCTGGTTGTCGTTGTAGTAGGCCGGGACGGAGATGACGGCCGCGTCGATGGGGCCGCCCAGGAACTGCTCCGCGATCGTCTTCAGCTGCGACAGCACGAAGCTGGAGATCTGCGGCAGCGTGTAGAGCTTGCCGCCCATCGTCACGGCGGCATCCCCGTTGGGGTCCTCGACGATGTCGTAGGGGAAGTACCCCTTGAGGTCCTCCACCGCCTTCGAGTGGTACTTGCGGCCGATCAGCCGCTTGGTCCCCCAGAGCGTGTTCTTGGGGTTGGTGACCATCTGGTCCTTGGCCACGCCGCCGACCAGCAGGTCGTTCTTGGCGGACAGCGCGACCACGGAGGGCAGGATGAGGTTGCCGCGGTCCGTGGGGACGATCTTCGGGATGCGGTTGCGCACGGACGCCACCAGGGTGTTGGTGGTGCCCAGGTCAATCCCGACGATGCGAGGTCTGTCCGCCATGAAGGTCAACGTGCGCAGCTCAGGGGGAGGCCGCGCCCGTCCTCACTCTCTAGCACGTCGAGCCGTCGCGTGCGCGTTTCTAGGCGGACGCTTCCTCCCTGACTGTAGTTCTGGCCCGGCTGCCGAGCCGGGGAGCGGATTCCAGCCAGGGCGCTACAGCTCGCGGTCGGGATCCGGCCCCAGGTCGCGCAGGCGGATGGGCCCGTCGGGCTCCGGGGGCGGGTGGGTTTCGCACACCGCGTCAGGACCGGACGGCAGCTCGGCCAGGAAGCGCGACGGGGTGAGCAGCAGCCGTCCGTCCTCCCGGGGCAGCGAGGTGTGGGGGTACACGAGCCACAGCGCCTCCCGGGCCCGGGTGACGGCGACGTAGAAGAGGCGGCGCTCCTCCTCCTCGTCCTCCGGGTCGCGCGTGGCCTGGGACAGGGGGAATCGCCCGTCCACGAGCCCCAGCACGAAGACGGTCCCCCACTCCAGCCCCTTGGCCTGATGGACCGTGGTGAGGGTGAGCACGTCGTCGGGCGGCTCGCCGTCCATGGCGGCCTTCGCGGAGAACTCGGCCACCAGGGCGATGGCGGACAGGAAACGGGGCACGTCCTCGAAGCGGCCGGCGAACTCCTGGAGCTGGCGCAGGTCCTCCGCGCGGGGGTCCTCCCCGTCCGGGGTGGCCGGGGGCACGCGCGCCGCCAGCACATCCGCGAGCAGCGCGCCGGGGCCTCGGGAGCCATTGGCGGACAGCGTGGTCATCAGCGCCTGGAAGCGCTGGAAGCCCGTGCGCGCCTTGCCCGGGACCTGGGCCTGGACGTCCGGGTGGGCCAGCGCGTCGGCGAGGGACAGCTCCGGGGGCAGCGCGGCCAGGGCGGTCCACAGGTGCTCGGTGCTGGCGGTGCCCACGCCGGGCAGCTTCCGCGCGAGCCGCTTGAAGGCCATCTCGTCCGCGCGGTTGTGCGCCCATCTCAGGTGGGCGAGCGCGTCCTTGACGTGGGGCTGCTCGAAGAAGCGCACGCCGGAGCGCACGCGGAACGGCAGTCCGTGGCGGGCCAGCTCCAGTTGGAGCTCCAGCGAGTGCAGGTGCGCGCGGTACAGCACCGCCATGGACTCCAGCCGGTGCCCCCGGGCGCGCAGCTCCAGGACGCGCTCGGCGACGAAGGCGGCCTGGGCCTTCACGTCGCGGGTGGGCACCACCTGGGGCACGGGGCCGGGCGCGCCGTCGGACACGAGCGCCTTGGGGAACTGGCGCGTGTTGTGCGCGATGACGGCGTTGGCCAGCCGCAGCACCTGGGGCGTGGAGCGGTAGTTGCGCGTGAGCGGGTAGATGCCGCAGCCGGGGTAGCGCTGGGGGAAGTCGATGATGTTGGTGAACTCCGCGCCCCGGAAGCTGTAGATGGACTGGCAGTCGTCGCCCACGACGGTGAGGTTCCTGCGCTCGCCCACGAGCAGGTCCACGAGGTCGCCCTGGAGGCGGTTGGTGTCCTGGTACTCGTCCACGAGCACGCCCTGGAAGCGCCCGGTGAGCTCCGCGCGGATGGACGGGTGGTCCTCCAGCAGCCGCTTCAGGTGCGCGAGCAGGTCGTCGTAGTCCATCAGGTGCAGCTGGGCCTTGCGCTGCTGGAAGCGGC
It encodes:
- the uraD gene encoding 2-oxo-4-hydroxy-4-carboxy-5-ureidoimidazoline decarboxylase, producing MTTPLERLNTATTEEATQAFTRCCGSTKWVQRMLAVRPFRDAEHLYAEAADAWARTGPEDWLEAFTHHPRIGDVSKLREKFASTAQWSSQEQKGVAGADESVLQALAQGNRDYEARYGFIFLVCATGKTAAEMNELLQDRMHHTPEEELKIAAGEQAKITRIRLEKLLAS
- the uraH gene encoding hydroxyisourate hydrolase, translating into MSTLSTHVLDTSTGRPAEGLSLTLEARAGEDFRELARGVTNADGRVKDLSGANTKLAPGVYRLTFDTGAWFQARGQRGFYPSVQVLFEITATDEHYHVPLLLSPFGFSTYRGS
- a CDS encoding Rieske 2Fe-2S domain-containing protein, coding for MRITFLGHAGFAVETAGALVVMDPWLTPQGAFDSAWMQLPRNHHLAPRVKELLETPGKERFLYISHEHKDHFDPEFLATIARRDFTVLVPKFRRSELRDIFEKYGCKRVIACEDSREIPIKGGYIKLFVSEQGTNRDSSVMVRGDGQCFLNINDCKMHDRLVRVIAEEGPIDVFSAQFSGAIWHPTCYEYPKETYSAISLKKRDSKFEAVARALDVVQPRAYIAAAGPAAFLDPALFSLNFEDVNIFPRAPALFSYLEKRLPTLPTRYLEPMPGDVLDAGSLEFVSQVPERVTTENFKDYLQTYAKDMAYVFRERRRNLMREEVDEIHGRLRVELQRKLDLLDLHDRVGMPLYVELTEAPTRLLRVDFKQRRVDEVTEMRDKSRYAMKVNASDIVRVLDRKLNWEDFLLSFRLRLSRNPDVYEPVLHGFLGVEVEDIREFCDGIRATESQKERTTVDAGGKRFTIQRFCPHQGADLAEGWVEEGRYVVCPRHRWQFDLQNGGACKTNNSTLCAEPVADKPEGGKVERGGDKAPVEPPRV
- a CDS encoding carbohydrate-binding protein — translated: MRNRFVFTSSALLLALHAFGCGASPEGDTTSPTGEVSTPAPSPAPGVPATPETEGTLEPVPSETEAPADPSTPAPTAPPEASPAPAPSGVDGFGVTMLYPSKAGGEAWALADDATADKRFDPQGTITRNADGSWKMKSTKVRMSAYPASGYDAKQIPTYDRDVLAGRGYMQAANDWKNIEMTGFVKVNAVNNTQDNFAWYARGGKHNDTNAGCEGSSYKGGLHYDGRVRWEKETWHVSYDQAPYKPATSALKGRWVGFKAVMRNVPGTKNPEAVKLELYLNDNADKVSWTQVYDMTDDGAWGGDAQHCGGSVAAMPITWGGPIATFRWDNATDVDFKWLSVREIQP
- a CDS encoding TerC family protein, whose amino-acid sequence is MDSFQTIGSPVMWGGFIAFVFAMLALDLGVFHRKAHTVSFKEAGAWSAVWVSLSLAFNAFLWWRYGSGPGMEFLTGYLIEKSLSVDNIFVFVVIFSTMKVPALYQHRVLFWGILSALVLRAVMIFAGVAMLERFHWLIYVFGAFLIITGVKLFIQRNHEEHPEDGWLMRTARRVIPSTPHFHGQHFITVENGRRLATPLLMALMLVEASDVLFALDSIPAIFAVTRDPFIVFTSNIFAILGLRSLFFLMAGAMEKFTYLKVGLSGVLVFVGAKMALVDVVHLSPAISLSVIALVLGASIVASLVKAKNTPPHAPKGDSSPDAPGTAAPAKS
- a CDS encoding SCP2 sterol-binding domain-containing protein, coding for MPKFPSKEWLDEAVRLTNADPECAVAGKGWKGDFGAIIDAEKGKLDKPFVIHVEPGECDIKRARVLADPDDLEELEPVYLARAPYSVWKQLLLGTLDPVEAVLKRRISMRGDLQPLIERMRYKGIADRVFAALKTEFPDGP
- a CDS encoding Hsp70 family protein, with translation MADRPRIVGIDLGTTNTLVASVRNRIPKIVPTDRGNLILPSVVALSAKNDLLVGGVAKDQMVTNPKNTLWGTKRLIGRKYHSKAVEDLKGYFPYDIVEDPNGDAAVTMGGKLYTLPQISSFVLSQLKTIAEQFLGGPIDAAVISVPAYYNDNQRNAVKEAGRLAGFDVKRIVNEPTAAALAYGFNRGLDQKVLVYDLGGGTFDVSVLHLAGNVFEVLATGGDSFLGGADFDNRIMEYVLERFRDETKVDLTESPIALQRIKNAAEAAKIDLTLIPNVVIDLPYIEERKGKPLDLRIPLTRDYLNNLTGDLVDRTFDICDRVLAEKGISRSEIDEIILVGGQSRMPLVQQKIQAHFGKAPRKGVHPDECVALGAALLGDSLGSIDAVTLLDALSMPIGYAMPNGRVKRIIEKNSLIPMVKSFRLPPPQQPGAPFIELDIYQGDSDLMVDNEYLGTVRVPAAAAGRKIDFRLTEECLLQVQVEDASGMSRKVDLATRDTPEQLKKALQEVASRNAQAAPSSSSGASNDDRGLFSSIKSIFRRG
- a CDS encoding ATP-dependent helicase, encoding MAAPLPLIHAVPSGAPSRRLDLDGALNDEQRAAVEAGEGPVLVIAGAGSGKTRTLTYRVARMLERGVPPSSLLLLTFTNKAAREMIRRVEELAGGFADVGSLLGGTFHHAAHVLLRQHAVALGFSTGFTVLDREDARDLMATCLAERKLRSDKRFPRPDALLDLVSLATNLQQPVSQVLVDRRRELLPVAPEIFATARRFQQRKAQLHLMDYDDLLAHLKRLLEDHPSIRAELTGRFQGVLVDEYQDTNRLQGDLVDLLVGERRNLTVVGDDCQSIYSFRGAEFTNIIDFPQRYPGCGIYPLTRNYRSTPQVLRLANAVIAHNTRQFPKALVSDGAPGPVPQVVPTRDVKAQAAFVAERVLELRARGHRLESMAVLYRAHLHSLELQLELARHGLPFRVRSGVRFFEQPHVKDALAHLRWAHNRADEMAFKRLARKLPGVGTASTEHLWTALAALPPELSLADALAHPDVQAQVPGKARTGFQRFQALMTTLSANGSRGPGALLADVLAARVPPATPDGEDPRAEDLRQLQEFAGRFEDVPRFLSAIALVAEFSAKAAMDGEPPDDVLTLTTVHQAKGLEWGTVFVLGLVDGRFPLSQATRDPEDEEEERRLFYVAVTRAREALWLVYPHTSLPREDGRLLLTPSRFLAELPSGPDAVCETHPPPEPDGPIRLRDLGPDPDREL